attctgcagaatagactgggaattagtggaaatgattgttattgaatgtgattgaggttaataataccgtaggagtgaaaataaaccaaaaaaaacttgattttaacactttttatgtttttttcaaaataaatccgaatccaaaaccttaaatccgaaccaaaacctttcgtcaggtgttttgcgaaacaaatccgaacccaaaacacgagacaccaaaagtggccggtgcacatccctaatttatatgTCATATACAGACTGAGCTTCAACTATTTGTTATGTTTGATATGGGTTTTGAACTCTGACCGCTGTGTAAGTATACCTGGTAAACGAATACCGGTCGTTGGTGCTGTGTATTCATTGCCTGCTTGCCTGACTTCAGGTACGTATGGAGCTTCGGTATCTCTGGCGTTCATGAATTTGACTTTGGCTACTGAATCTGCAtacagtgaaatatatatatatctcactgtaAGCAGATTCagtcacatatagaaaccgttgtaattcctacactgttcacctgattgttcaccctcaaattaaagctgaaagtctgcagttaaagcacatcttgtttgtttcatttcaaatctattatggtggtgtatagagcccaaaatatgagaattgtgtcgatgtaccaatatttatggacttgactgtgtgaatatatatatatatatacacacacacatatacatatacacacatacacacacacaccaacctTGCCCCTGTCTGTATCATGGTCAGTAGTAAATATATTCACAATCGTATATTTCTAAAATGATGTACATGTATTGGGCATCCCAATCCAATTCCCTGCTTCCCAATTTAAATAGATTAAGGGCATAGTCCATTACTTCTTTTGACCTGGGGGACTCAAGCCCCGGGAAGCAGGTCTGGTTTTACCACAAATGGTGCGTTAATCCTGATTTGGATAATGGCAACCCTACTTGAGGTTGCTATAGCTGGATCCTTTGAACCCCTGGTTTATAAGGGTAGTGTGAGCGCTGGGACTATTACAACATGTATGAATTGCAGATAAAATAATGTTAATTGACCAGTTAATTGACTCCCCCTTTAACTAAAGCAGTAGAAAGCAGCATTCATGTTAGCCACAAATGTCTAACCCCAAAGTCCAACATTAAAAATATTCCTGTTAACAAAAATAGCATAAAAGAGGCTACAAACAAGGATCAATATACTTTATTAGTTACTGGTTTACTATGAATACTATTGCCAGAAGTCGGATGTAAGTTTGTCAATAAAGCATTCTCTAACTGTTAAGTTTTCTCTTAAAAAGTATCTGCTAATAATTTAGTAAGAAGATAAGGTGCCCATTGATGCAGTTTATAatgatgtaaaaatgtaaaaagcagAGAGTTAAGAACGTATTACTGTCTGAGCTGCATTAACACTGCCAAGTGCCATGCGATTTGTTTTCAGCTGATACGTATGAGACACAGCCTCTGCATAGCAGCACAAAGTAGCTGCAAGGGAGGCTCTGTTTTAAGCAGCCTGAAGCACCTCTTATGTTGAAATGCAAGGTACATAATACAATTACATGTTCAGAAACAAGTGGTGTGAGATTACACACTGAAATGCACGGATTCAAGGCGCACACCAAGCTGATTTTTATCATGGTTGCTAcaatgattaataaaaacaaaccaaaGGCTACCAAGCCTGACAAAAGCAATCTAAAATAGATCAACTAAAGTAGTACATTTTAATTAGTTACTCAAGGTCGTATAACAGTCTACAATGACAACTACGGTATGCTTCATTCTCTTTTAAAAgtcaatatattaaaattatcctTAAAGTACAAATGCAACATGGTGTGTATCTGAATCCACAAAATTATACACAAAATTAAAAAGTGATTTGTTTTTCCATACATTTTTTTTGACCCTTGGAACTACAGGAATATCTGAGTGTCACTGGCAGTAGTGATGTagggtttgattcattaaggatcttgaatgaagaggatccttatttcagtctcctggacaaaaccatgttacaatgcaaggggtgcaaaggagtgttctgttttgcacataagttaaatactgactgttttttcatgtagcacataaatacttgatagcttatttgtacactgaaatttaaagttgatatgtgtgtgctacatgaaaaacggtcagtatttaacttatgtgcaaaacagaacactcatttgcaccccttgcattgtaacatggttttgtccagaagactgaaagaaggatcctcttcatttaagatctttaatgaatcaggcccgcagtGTTTGAAAAATGGCAGAACGATGCATAGACAGTTTCTGATGTTCATTCAAAACATTTAATAGTAACATCCATTTCAAAATGCAGGATTCACAAATGAGAAAATTGCACATAGTTCCACCCACAATTTGCTCCCACCACCACAAGAAGGGTGCAGATTTTAATTGCATACAGacaatgtcatgggagttcaCCCAAATTATCACTTACAGTAAATGGACAGGGCCTATTTATTgcctggtggcttagtggttagcacttctgcctcacagcactggggtcatgagttccgattcccaaccatggccttttctgtgtggagtttgtatgttctccccatgtttgcgtgggtttcctctgggtgctcaggtttcctcccacattcccaaaaacatactagaaggttaattggctgctatcaagttgaccctagtctctctctctttctctctctgtctgtgtgtgagtgtgttagggctgattgtgagttctctgtacagcgctacagaattagtggtgctatataaatagctgatgaagaggatgatgatgaacactATGTTGAAATCTGGACATGTGTATTTCACATACTAGCCAGTGCTTGAGATGTGCAAAATTTTAAATGAgaaagtttaattattttttttctttgatttgcCTGGAGGCCCGAATATCAGACTAAAAGGCTTCACAAACTGTAAGAGAAATTTCCCCCTATGGTGTGACTTCTCTGACAACTTGCATTTATTCGTTGTTTAAagagctgtgtggagtttgtatgttctccccatgtttgcgtgggtttcctctgggggctctggtttcctcccacattccaaaaatatactagcaagttaattggctgctattaaattgaccttagtctttgtgtgtgtgtgtgtgtgtgtgtgtgtgtgtgtgtgtgtgtgtgtgtgtgtgtgtgtgtgtgtgtgtgtgtatatatgttaggaaatttagattgtaagctccaatggggcagggactgatgtgcgcgagttctctgtacagaattattggcgctatataaatagctgatgatgatattctaTCCTAACTTTACCTTATTgatgataataaaaaatattgacttTTAAAAGATTTTGTATAACTGGCTAAATTTAGTGAAAAGTGCTCAGCATTATTCCAAAAGATAAGTGCGAATTATATGGGGTTGAAACAGAATAGATGCTTCTATTGAAGAAAGTTATGGTTTACATTAAGCCGACACTTGTTTGATACATGATAATAAGCAATGTGAGTTTAGGAAAATGtcattttagacttttttttttatacaaaagaaAATTATGACCAAATACAAAGCTTCTCAAATCATATAACAGTTTTTACATATGTTAACACAACTAAGAGGATGATCATAAAGAGAACAAAAAATAGTGCTTTCCTCTTTCAAATACAAAAGTAAAACCAGCTTTCATGAGCAAGGGAATTGGGTTACTTGTGATTAAAATCACCACTGTTGCATCAAATTATTACTAAGCACCCTCTTTCAGAAGCTTAGTCCCAAAATTAGGACCCTACATCCTAAGGAAGAGGCTAGGTTTAGACCTGCATAGTACCAGAATGAGTATGGATGATCGGTAACACTGGTGCTTTTCTGTTATATCCACCTGGTTGAAACAAgcagaataaaaataaaggagATATAAACTTGTTGGAAGGATTAAACAGTCTATCATGGGCGCGATTTCAAGTACAGTCTTGGCAAACAGGGGAAACAATTTAAAAGGCGGTATCTACAGAATGGTGGCAGTAATGTCCAACTTACAAAATAATGATCTTAGGGTGTTTACAATAAAACTAAATACTACTGATAATTAACCTTTAAGATTAGGGGgaggggttgtttttttttaagtaggaTTGCAGTTATACATGACTAAGCCATTTTCCTTTGTATCATTCACTTCCTGCCTTAACATCAGGGGAGAACAGTAGAAAGTAAAACCAGCAAATGTTAACCTTCAAAAATTGGTAGTTTCAACACATGGAATAGAattcatattttttaacatttaatatacTCATTTTGCAATTTTGTAGCTGTAGTTTACCTTCAATTAATCCATTAACTAGTCAGAATCAGAGGGTACCAAGAACGCTGTGAAAAACTAGTTTCCCTACTTTGTTATGAAGTGGCAGAAATTTGATCCATTGGTCCTTTAGTGCAAAATCTGCTTttctaaagaaaacaaaaaccataGTACCAAAAGTTTAATATGCATGTGGTCTATAAACATGTGAGCAAACAGGCAATTTGTAAACATCTAGAGAGGATTTCCTTCGattcacataataaaaaaaaaatattgccgtATTTTATCCCCAATAGCTGCAATTTGTACAAATTTGTTTAAATATGTGAAAAAACCTGCAGAAATTAAGACAATTATATGCTCACCTGCTTAACAATGAAAACTGTCAGTAAACAGACCATTGCTTGCGATTTGAATGTATTTTTGGCCTAcatcaacagaaaaaaataaatcacaagtcCTGGACACTGAAATAGTCAATAGTCCAAATCTTTGTTCTGTAAATAGCAAGTGTCTATTTATATTCCATTAGCAAAAGAAGGGTTTGTATCTTGGTTTAATACCTCCTTAACTTCTGATGGTAAAGCATCAAAAAGGTGGTCTTCAATAACCAGCCCATTTTTCTTGAGAAGACGACACTGCATGATTTGCGAAGGCAAGCGGTCTAAACAATTTCCTTTCAGTTCCAGATGTGTAAGCTGTACAAGATGTCCTATTTTTTCTGGTATTGAAGTTATACAGTTTTGACCCAAGCATAAAGTTCTTAATTTTAGACATTTAAACAGAGTCTTTGGCAAGATGTCCACTTTATTCCCAGTAACATACAAATGTTGAAGATTTTGAAGCATCCCAATTTCAAGAGGAACCGCTGTAATACAATTGTAGCCAACATCCAGGTGCCGGAGTTTCTGCAAGTGGAAAAGAGCCGCAGGGAGTGACTCAAGTTTGTTGTTTGATAAATAAAGAGATTCCAAGTTTTTCACTTGTGAAATGGATTGAGGAATGCTGACTATTTTATtgtgccacaattttaaacaagtCAGTCTTTTCAAGTGCTGAAAACTGATCACCTCTTCTATAGTACGGATGCTATTCAACTTAAGATCCAGCTCTTGTAAATTGCCGAGACTGAATATAGCATGAGGAATTCTCTCTAATTCACAATTGTGGAGTTCCAACTCTGCCACATTCATCATCTTTTTAAGGCTGTTTAGCACAACAAGCTTGGTACCATCATTATGAATAACTAGTTTTGTTAGATGTGGAGCTACATCTGTGATATTAGATGGAATTTTGGTCAAATTGCTCTTAACGTAGAGAATCTTTAGATGTCTTAATTCTCTCAAAGATTCAAGTCCAATCATCTTATTGTTCTCAGAGTTTAAATTACCCATCAAGTACAGTTCCCGTAGATTTTTCAGCAGATAGACCCAGGCAGGAATTTCAGCAACATCAGTAAATTTCACGTGAAGGCACTTCAAGTTGTCTCTTAGAAAGCTAAATGCAGTTTGTTCGACCTTAGCTGGGCAGTGGTAGAGATGAAGCTCTTGAAGAGCAGTCATTTGAGAGATTTTAGCAGGAATTTTAGCCTCGGGAATAAGTTCAAGTCTTAGAACTTCGAGATCCGTGACCTCAAAGACAGCATCTGGGACTCCAGAAAGCATGAAGAGATGCAACTCCTGTTTGTCTTGCACGTTGCGAGACAGGTGCTGTCTGAGCTTTTCAAAGGTCCACTCATGGTTCAAACTAATCTCACGCAATTTGTTTTCACTAACCTCCGACAAGAAGACCCCAAAACGCTTGGAGTATAACTGGTCATACTGGTCCACCATGTGTAGAAGAAAAGCAAAATCGTTTTTGACATCAGGAATGTCACTGAAGCTGCTTTCCTCTCTCACCTTTTCAAATGAATATTCCTTCAGAGGTCTTCTAAAGAGCCAAAATAAAGTGTATATACAAACAAGGCCGTAAACACAAATAAGAGCAATATAGCTGATGAGAAGCTTCTTTAGCATAAATGCCATGTTATGTGTGCATTCAAACTCCTTATATCCTGTAAGGTGCTCCACATCAGGGGTGCAGACATGTTTGAAACTTATTGCAGTTACAAATGTTAATGTGTAACAAAGTATGAAAATGAACTTTACTGTCTTGACAACAGTTTGAACAACATAGAGTTTATAAATTAAAGCACTGTCTTCAACATGAGTACGAAATTTACGAACCTTTTCGAAAAGGGCTTTAGCTTGTTCCCCGTCCTTTTTGTCCAAAATGGTCATTCCAGGCACCTCAACTACTGGCTTGTCTGCTGAAAACTTTAGCCCAGATTTGCTGATCATTGGAGTACTAGGGCTCGGACTTCCCTCCTCACTGCTGTTGGAGAGGTGCTTGCGGAGGGACTGGGCACCAGTTAGCCTCTGTTTATTTTCCTCAGAGTCCTCACATGCTGTCTCAGACAGAGCTTTTGTCGTCCATGGGGATTCAAAGCACTTGCCGAGTATGGAGACAAAATGCTCAATTTTTGAGCAAGTCTTTGGATATTTAAACCAGAAGTTGCTACTGACCATTAAAATGATTGTATGTATGAGAGCAAGGTAGGGGAAATATTTTGAGTACCATGGGAGCGCCACATGATAGCACATTTGGTTAATGAATATATACTGTTGGTAATCCAGATTTGTTTTTCTCCCCCCAGGGTCTTTTGCTTCTTTGTTGAAATTttgaacaggaggaggagttGGAATTGCTAAATAATCTGTCCGTGATATGAATGGAGTCTCTGGTTCAACATCAGACAAAGTATTGTGCCATTTGTTACTATCCTCTGTAGTAGTAGCCTCTTCAAATTTTGAAGGAACTTGTGGATTGTTCTGTACTGCTCTGCTAGCTGGAGTTGGTAAACATACAGCGGATTCTAACTTTGGTAAGCAGACAACTTGATCTTTGGTCAGTTGCATAGTGCCAGCGAAGATGGCTACCATCAGCATAACCGCTGCCAGGTAGTCCATGAAAACATCCCACCATGGCTTCAGAATCCGATATGTTGGCTGTATGTCATTAAGTGATGTAACTTCTGAAAGGGTGAACATTCCTTTaagacaagaaaaaaacaaaacacaaaaatagtTAGCAAATGACTAACGGGTAATATTACAAATACTTTCCAATCATAGAACTATACATGCCATTCCTAGAACTCTCATCTTGAGATTTTAAGATAAGTTTACCTATAGTGTAACATGCTTAATTAACACAATGCAATATATGGATAATCCAGTTTTAATACAAACAAAGCAATCCTTACTAAAACTAAAAACACAAAAACTCAtactaaaataaaacaagtatAAGCTTATATTAATCCACCCTTGTACACTGAAAagctatagtaatatatatatatgggataaaCAAGGAGGTTCAGTAGAGTGACAGACGTATTAATTTGAAGTACAAGTAATGTTTAGTAAGTACAAAAGTATAATTTGCATAAAGGGAAAGACTATattttggttctgttttctggGATGGGCACAAAGGCGTTAATTTTATAGCAAATAGTCAATAAAGGCACTAAACATTTTAATTGCTTGAAATATAAGATTTTCCACATGTGGGCAGATGGTTAGTATTCAGTTTGTTATGTTCAGCAGATTTAAAATGTTAATGTATACATGGTAATGTATTTTGACCTCTGAAAGAACAAAACACAGTGTGTAAGCACCAATAAAAGACTTACTGTTCTGCTAAGTTCAATGAGAGGTGTGACCGGAGCCCTTGTTGGCTTGAATTTAAATATGAATGAACATCAGTGGTTTCCACAACAAATGACAAGTTATGATTTCTGATGTTTAAAGTAATTCAAAGCTTTCCAGTGGATGAAGCAAGGACATATTTGATCCATTTTTGTATATCTTACGTAATAATCCCACTACTCTTTTATAGGTATCTTGGCGACAAGGCCTGGGCTGTATATAACATGTAGGAAGGCACATGTTGAGGGTAAATGTTTAGGGCAGGAGAGTTTTTTTCCGTTGATTTATGCCAACCACTCACCTGTTCAGGGCAGAAGCATTATGGGGAATATTCAATGAAGCACAAAGTGCCTCCAGAATGGACCCAAAGACATTCCATGttaccgcaacattgtggatttcccattgtcccccatagggttgcaaagggaaatctgcgatgttgcgttACCATATTAACTTAAAATAATGCGTAGCCGCGATGTTCAtcgctaattgaatatacccctataaGTGAAGAGCTCAAGAATGTCCCTCAATGTTGTCACTGAGTAAATGGATggattgaaaatatatattcttcTCCGCCGTGGTTAATCATTCATCCCCACTCATAGATCTATGTCTTCATTCaggacatacatttttttttccatataaaagACTCAGCAAAGAAATGTACACATAAGCAGTGTGACCCACTGAATGTAAACAGCAATGAACCAAAAGAGTCAACAAAAGGATCTGTTTAGGCATTCCCCCACTTATATGCAAGCCAGACCTCCGAACTCCTAACTTAGCCCAATACTTCAATCTGCTTTGATGCACTGAGTGATGTTAGTAATAGAACAGTATCAAGTTCATACTGTGGTTGCTGGTGGTTGGTACTGATCG
This window of the Mixophyes fleayi isolate aMixFle1 chromosome 8, aMixFle1.hap1, whole genome shotgun sequence genome carries:
- the LRRC8D gene encoding volume-regulated anion channel subunit LRRC8D encodes the protein MFTLSEVTSLNDIQPTYRILKPWWDVFMDYLAAVMLMVAIFAGTMQLTKDQVVCLPKLESAVCLPTPASRAVQNNPQVPSKFEEATTTEDSNKWHNTLSDVEPETPFISRTDYLAIPTPPPVQNFNKEAKDPGGRKTNLDYQQYIFINQMCYHVALPWYSKYFPYLALIHTIILMVSSNFWFKYPKTCSKIEHFVSILGKCFESPWTTKALSETACEDSEENKQRLTGAQSLRKHLSNSSEEGSPSPSTPMISKSGLKFSADKPVVEVPGMTILDKKDGEQAKALFEKVRKFRTHVEDSALIYKLYVVQTVVKTVKFIFILCYTLTFVTAISFKHVCTPDVEHLTGYKEFECTHNMAFMLKKLLISYIALICVYGLVCIYTLFWLFRRPLKEYSFEKVREESSFSDIPDVKNDFAFLLHMVDQYDQLYSKRFGVFLSEVSENKLREISLNHEWTFEKLRQHLSRNVQDKQELHLFMLSGVPDAVFEVTDLEVLRLELIPEAKIPAKISQMTALQELHLYHCPAKVEQTAFSFLRDNLKCLHVKFTDVAEIPAWVYLLKNLRELYLMGNLNSENNKMIGLESLRELRHLKILYVKSNLTKIPSNITDVAPHLTKLVIHNDGTKLVVLNSLKKMMNVAELELHNCELERIPHAIFSLGNLQELDLKLNSIRTIEEVISFQHLKRLTCLKLWHNKIVSIPQSISQVKNLESLYLSNNKLESLPAALFHLQKLRHLDVGYNCITAVPLEIGMLQNLQHLYVTGNKVDILPKTLFKCLKLRTLCLGQNCITSIPEKIGHLVQLTHLELKGNCLDRLPSQIMQCRLLKKNGLVIEDHLFDALPSEVKEVLNQDTNPSFANGI